Proteins from a genomic interval of Flammeovirgaceae bacterium SG7u.111:
- a CDS encoding macro domain-containing protein, with protein sequence MTYYFISTSSELTEAWEKVFNGVQDVIIKYDSIFNYPCDAIVSPANSFGFMNGGLDFAISKNLGWHIEKKLQGKIRRDYYGELLVGQATVIETEHSDFSYLISAPTMRTPMTILKSPNVYLAMKAILILLIYGRFDNGDLIKDKIQSIAVPGLGTGTGQVPPIVCARQMRIAWEDVINEKFKTQNGWDELRSNYAYFFTHDEKDLGYNIP encoded by the coding sequence ATGACATACTATTTTATCAGTACTAGTTCCGAATTAACAGAAGCATGGGAAAAAGTATTTAATGGAGTTCAAGATGTAATAATTAAATATGATTCAATATTTAATTATCCGTGTGATGCAATTGTGAGTCCAGCAAATAGCTTTGGGTTTATGAATGGAGGACTTGATTTTGCTATTTCTAAAAATTTAGGATGGCATATTGAAAAGAAGCTTCAAGGTAAAATCAGAAGAGATTATTATGGTGAATTATTAGTTGGACAAGCTACGGTAATTGAAACTGAACACTCTGATTTTTCATATTTAATTTCAGCACCAACAATGCGAACCCCAATGACAATTTTAAAGTCTCCTAATGTCTATCTTGCTATGAAAGCAATACTAATATTGTTAATCTATGGAAGGTTCGATAATGGGGATCTAATAAAAGATAAAATTCAAAGCATAGCTGTTCCTGGTTTGGGAACAGGTACGGGGCAAGTTCCACCAATTGTATGTGCAAGACAAATGCGTATTGCATGGGAAGATGTGATAAATGAAAAATTTAAAACTCAGAATGGTTGGGACGAATTACGGTCGAATTATGCATACTTTTTTACTCATGATGAAAAAGATTTAGGATATAATATTCCGTAA
- a CDS encoding RHS repeat-associated core domain-containing protein has product MANGQLWDDHAHANDLAGNVGLYNGNIAWMATDLPQLGRKEDGSTRPDKALQAMHYGYDQLNRISFARSSAFDGTAWANRTPDVQKAYDSHYTYDGNGNIEQLGRNQELDREVILITYNYMDGSYMEKEENQGYRFTTNYLEGSNRLAHVEDNEEVEALPPGGDANGDITYDYTPLPQTQEENYNNITLTDGARVQEGEDITLTAKESFKIEPGFVVEPGGEFSAKLGELKTLSTRLGQEEGNYAYDAIGNLIRDDSENITDIDWTIQGKVAKVSKTVEGAEKSVQYRYAPDGNRAVKQLWEGDNIVATDYYVRDASGNVMAIYKKKGEEEITLKERPIYGSSRLGALNGGEHAEDADMTMGERTWGLRQFELSNHLGNVLATVTDLKKTDGFADVASVSDYHPFGMQMPGRGYTKGEDIGYRYGFNNKENDPDLGKGIVDFGARGYNSKIGKWLSPDKVVKSFVSPYQFGQNSPIWNIDPDGNDEVHFYEKFDGSFVPVIVFTDDDDIKFFVHEATWWSRQKNNWIPVDEEYNDQFEIQNNLWNALGWTKYDPNWLAREINGSTEIEGYLAIRAFEGNEKAQFWQGMARNQNIEERIEALIAIGDILVGGREAIRGAAGRRMVAPRSLGAAAKEGSMIPLADDVVPMYRAPRKGTVDNIMKNGFDTGAREIHFAKERELALEYSRQGTYDDYLIRVDIPKATWDDWVEKKYIEPYEGGRFQIRLPNKELDKLNTFYKEKEIGY; this is encoded by the coding sequence ATGGCCAACGGCCAGTTGTGGGACGACCATGCCCATGCCAACGACCTGGCGGGCAATGTGGGGCTCTACAACGGGAACATCGCCTGGATGGCGACCGACCTGCCCCAACTGGGAAGGAAAGAAGACGGCTCTACCCGCCCCGACAAGGCGCTGCAGGCCATGCACTACGGCTACGACCAGCTCAACCGCATCTCCTTTGCGAGGTCTTCCGCCTTTGACGGCACGGCCTGGGCAAACCGCACGCCCGACGTGCAAAAAGCCTACGACAGCCACTATACCTACGACGGCAACGGCAACATAGAGCAACTGGGCAGGAACCAAGAGCTGGACAGGGAGGTGATCCTGATCACATACAACTACATGGACGGCAGCTATATGGAGAAGGAGGAGAACCAAGGTTACAGGTTCACGACCAACTACCTAGAGGGCTCCAACAGGTTGGCACATGTAGAGGACAACGAGGAAGTAGAGGCACTTCCACCAGGCGGTGACGCCAACGGCGACATTACGTACGACTACACCCCGCTGCCCCAAACACAAGAAGAGAACTACAACAACATCACCCTTACGGACGGGGCGAGGGTACAAGAGGGCGAGGACATCACCCTCACCGCCAAGGAGAGCTTCAAGATAGAGCCGGGTTTTGTGGTGGAGCCGGGCGGAGAATTCTCCGCCAAGCTGGGCGAGCTGAAGACCCTTTCCACCAGGCTGGGGCAAGAAGAAGGCAACTATGCCTACGACGCCATAGGCAACCTGATAAGGGACGACTCGGAGAACATTACGGACATAGACTGGACCATACAGGGCAAGGTGGCCAAGGTGAGCAAGACGGTGGAGGGCGCGGAAAAGAGCGTGCAATACCGCTACGCCCCCGACGGCAACCGCGCGGTAAAGCAGCTCTGGGAAGGGGACAACATTGTGGCGACTGACTACTATGTGAGGGATGCCTCGGGCAACGTGATGGCGATTTACAAGAAAAAAGGAGAGGAAGAGATAACGCTTAAAGAAAGACCGATCTATGGCAGCTCTAGGTTGGGCGCGCTGAACGGCGGGGAACATGCAGAGGATGCGGACATGACCATGGGCGAGCGCACCTGGGGGCTAAGGCAGTTTGAGCTAAGCAACCACCTGGGCAACGTGCTGGCGACCGTGACCGACCTGAAAAAGACGGACGGCTTTGCGGACGTGGCGAGCGTGAGCGACTACCACCCCTTTGGCATGCAGATGCCGGGCAGGGGATACACCAAAGGAGAGGACATCGGCTACCGATATGGGTTTAATAATAAAGAAAATGATCCTGATCTAGGAAAAGGAATAGTCGATTTTGGGGCTAGGGGATATAATTCAAAAATTGGAAAATGGTTGAGTCCTGATAAAGTAGTGAAGAGTTTTGTCTCACCATATCAGTTTGGACAAAACTCTCCAATATGGAATATTGATCCTGATGGAAATGATGAGGTTCATTTTTATGAAAAATTTGATGGCAGTTTTGTTCCTGTTATAGTTTTTACAGATGATGATGACATTAAGTTTTTTGTACACGAAGCAACTTGGTGGTCTAGACAAAAGAATAACTGGATACCAGTAGATGAGGAGTATAATGATCAATTTGAAATACAGAACAATTTATGGAATGCCTTGGGATGGACTAAGTATGATCCAAATTGGTTAGCTCGTGAGATAAATGGTAGTACTGAGATTGAAGGGTATTTGGCAATCCGTGCCTTTGAAGGAAATGAAAAGGCTCAGTTTTGGCAAGGCATGGCAAGAAACCAAAATATCGAAGAAAGGATTGAAGCATTAATTGCAATAGGTGATATATTGGTTGGCGGTAGAGAAGCGATTAGAGGCGCGGCAGGAAGAAGAATGGTTGCCCCCAGAAGTTTAGGGGCTGCTGCAAAAGAAGGAAGTATGATCCCTCTTGCTGATGATGTTGTTCCTATGTATCGAGCACCTAGAAAAGGGACTGTTGATAATATTATGAAGAATGGGTTTGATACAGGAGCAAGAGAAATTCATTTTGCAAAAGAGCGTGAACTTGCGCTTGAATATTCGAGACAGGGAACGTACGATGATTATTTAATCAGGGTTGACATTCCAAAAGCAACTTGGGACGATTGGGTAGAAAAAAAATATATAGAGCCTTATGAAGGTGGGAGATTTCAAATCAGATTACCCAATAAGGAGCTAGATAAGCTCAATACTTTTTATAAAGAAAAAGAGATTGGTTATTAA
- a CDS encoding alginate export family protein has protein sequence MFNFTKKILLLGLFLIGALSTVYGQFSIVGEIRPRAEFRNGFKTLNKDNTDPAFFIEQRSRLYFGYKADKINFKLSLQDVRIWGNADQIYKEDPALANVYEAWAEYELSSKWAVKAGRQDLNYDNARFLGNLGWAQQGRSHDALLLTFKDSTGTQLHIGGAFNQNVPFEPGKLFSTYYEGVNNYKTIQYAWLHKDLGNSNFSVLVFNDGRQAADSAVHFRQTYGFFGNTKVGNVKLQGELYYQGGKNGGGADVSAYMIALNATLPTKITPLTIGFDYLSGTEASDDKDKSFAPLYGTNHKFYGLMDYFYVGNGHNVGGKSIGLVDIFLKTNFKLSKKSSLLGHLHYFSSPVAIQNPEGSGEASAGLGTELDLVWNVNMSKWANFKLGYSQMFATETMGIVKSGNHDMTNNWAWAMLTIKPELFKSK, from the coding sequence ATGTTCAATTTTACTAAAAAGATACTTTTACTGGGTTTGTTCCTAATAGGAGCCCTCTCTACTGTTTATGGTCAGTTCTCTATAGTTGGTGAAATTCGCCCAAGGGCAGAATTCAGAAACGGTTTCAAAACCTTAAATAAAGACAATACCGACCCTGCATTTTTTATTGAGCAGCGTTCGAGACTGTACTTTGGCTACAAAGCAGATAAAATCAACTTTAAGCTTTCTTTGCAAGATGTGAGAATCTGGGGTAACGCAGACCAGATCTACAAAGAAGACCCTGCACTTGCCAATGTGTACGAAGCTTGGGCTGAGTATGAGCTTTCTAGCAAATGGGCGGTGAAGGCTGGTCGCCAAGACTTGAACTACGACAATGCTCGTTTCTTAGGAAACCTCGGATGGGCTCAACAAGGAAGAAGCCACGATGCGTTGTTGCTTACGTTCAAAGACAGTACCGGTACTCAGCTTCACATAGGCGGCGCATTCAACCAAAACGTTCCTTTCGAGCCAGGCAAATTGTTTTCTACGTACTATGAAGGCGTAAACAACTACAAAACCATCCAATACGCTTGGTTGCACAAAGACCTTGGCAACTCAAATTTTTCGGTACTTGTATTCAACGATGGTCGCCAAGCAGCTGACTCGGCAGTGCATTTCCGCCAAACGTATGGGTTCTTTGGAAACACAAAAGTAGGAAATGTAAAATTACAAGGAGAGCTGTATTACCAAGGTGGTAAAAACGGTGGAGGGGCTGATGTTAGCGCTTACATGATTGCCTTAAACGCTACATTGCCCACCAAAATCACACCTCTTACCATTGGCTTCGATTACCTATCGGGCACAGAAGCTTCGGACGACAAAGACAAATCATTTGCTCCACTATATGGCACTAACCATAAATTCTACGGTCTGATGGATTATTTCTACGTAGGAAATGGCCACAATGTAGGAGGAAAATCAATCGGATTGGTTGACATCTTCCTCAAGACCAACTTCAAACTAAGTAAAAAATCTTCCCTTTTGGGTCACCTCCATTACTTCTCGTCTCCAGTAGCTATCCAAAACCCAGAAGGCAGCGGAGAAGCTTCAGCGGGACTAGGTACTGAGCTTGACTTGGTATGGAATGTAAACATGTCGAAATGGGCAAACTTCAAGCTTGGCTACTCTCAAATGTTCGCTACAGAGACTATGGGAATAGTGAAAAGTGGAAACCACGACATGACCAACAACTGGGCATGGGCGATGCTAACGATCAAACCTGAATTATTCAAATCAAAGTAA
- a CDS encoding MFS transporter: protein MSTSATGKATKINLFSLKTINMRTFHLTWFSFFLCFFGWFGIAPLMAVVREELALSKGQIGNIIISSVAITVFARLAIGWLCDKIGPRITYSALLIFGSLPVIFIGLADSYMSFLLFRLAIGVIGASFVITQYHTSMMFAPNVVGTANATTAGWGNLGGGVTQMIMPLVFAMFVGFGYADASAWRYAMVIPGLALIVCGVLYYKYTTDLPEGNLADLKKNDPEFKVKSKESKGSFKMALKDHRVWALFVIYGACFGVELTINNIAAIYYHDYFQLDLKTAGLIAGLFGLMNIFARSLGGFFGDKAGIKWGLKGRVYFLGAVLLIEGLALILFSKMAILPVAIITMIIFSLFVQMSEGATYSVVPFINKKAIGAISGIVGAGGNAGAVAAGFLLKSEGISYPEALTIIGICVIGASALSLLVRFSTQAESEAKVEMDESLAAANLQPIPVKA from the coding sequence ATGAGTACATCAGCTACAGGAAAGGCTACCAAAATCAACTTGTTTAGCCTGAAAACCATCAACATGAGAACATTCCATCTTACGTGGTTCTCTTTCTTCCTATGTTTCTTCGGATGGTTCGGTATTGCGCCTCTTATGGCGGTTGTAAGGGAAGAACTTGCCCTTTCAAAAGGTCAAATTGGTAACATCATTATCTCGTCGGTTGCCATTACGGTGTTCGCCCGCCTAGCCATTGGCTGGTTGTGCGACAAGATCGGCCCTAGGATTACCTATTCGGCGTTGCTTATTTTTGGTTCGCTTCCAGTAATCTTCATCGGCTTGGCAGACAGCTATATGAGTTTCTTGCTTTTCAGATTGGCAATTGGTGTGATCGGTGCTTCTTTCGTAATCACTCAGTACCACACTTCAATGATGTTTGCACCAAACGTGGTAGGAACAGCAAATGCTACTACTGCAGGATGGGGTAACCTTGGTGGTGGTGTTACGCAAATGATAATGCCATTGGTTTTTGCTATGTTCGTTGGGTTTGGATACGCCGATGCTTCTGCTTGGAGATATGCTATGGTAATCCCAGGTCTTGCGTTAATTGTTTGCGGTGTTTTATACTACAAATACACTACTGACTTGCCAGAAGGAAACCTTGCTGACCTAAAGAAAAACGACCCTGAATTTAAAGTAAAAAGCAAAGAATCGAAAGGATCTTTCAAAATGGCGCTTAAAGACCACAGGGTATGGGCACTTTTCGTAATCTACGGAGCATGCTTCGGTGTAGAGTTGACTATCAACAACATTGCAGCTATCTACTACCATGATTACTTCCAACTGGATCTTAAAACTGCTGGTCTGATTGCAGGTCTGTTCGGATTGATGAACATTTTCGCTAGATCTTTAGGAGGTTTCTTCGGAGACAAAGCAGGTATAAAGTGGGGATTGAAAGGACGGGTTTACTTCTTAGGCGCTGTTCTTCTTATAGAAGGTCTTGCTCTTATCTTATTCTCTAAAATGGCGATCTTGCCAGTGGCTATCATCACCATGATCATCTTTAGTTTGTTCGTGCAGATGTCAGAAGGAGCAACGTATTCAGTAGTTCCTTTCATCAACAAAAAAGCAATTGGCGCCATTTCAGGTATAGTAGGAGCTGGCGGTAACGCTGGTGCGGTTGCAGCAGGTTTCTTATTGAAGTCTGAAGGGATTTCTTACCCAGAAGCATTGACCATCATCGGAATCTGTGTAATAGGCGCATCGGCACTTTCTCTTCTGGTAAGGTTCTCTACTCAAGCGGAATCTGAAGCTAAAGTAGAGATGGACGAATCATTGGCTGCGGCTAACTTGCAACCAATTCCTGTTAAAGCTTAA
- a CDS encoding molybdopterin-dependent oxidoreductase: protein MQSLRKSYKTTCSYCGVGCGIEVSKNRNGQLVLKGDEDHPVNKGMLCSKGMNLHYTVQDHSDRIMNPKMRWSRNHPLERVSWDTALTRASAVFKTFIKQHGPDSVGFYVSGQCTTEEYYLVNKLTKGFFGTNNIDTNSRLCMSGAVVGYVKTLGEDAVPVSYDDIEKADCFFITGANPAWCHPILFRRIEAHKENNPDTKIIVVDPRVTQSCALADLHLQIRPGTDTVLYHAIGRCLIENGDVDMDFINNHANGYKEYRDEVMKTSLEEASTICGVTESDIRLAASYIGNAKGYISMWAMGLNQSTDGVNRNLALLSLNLITGHIGKPGSGPFSLTGQPNAMGGREVGGMANLLAAHRVQGNAEHRDEVAKFWGVDSLPDKPGKTATQMFEALRSGEMKAIWIVCTNPSVSMPDAKLVDEALKQAKFVIVQDISTKSDTAKYADLVLPAAGWLEKEGTMTNSERRISYLNKVVSPPGEARPDWEIFCDFAKKMGYHGFDFKSAAAVYDEHCQLTKGTNIDISGLSYKRLQAEGTFQWPVPSTDSKGTKRLFTDKKFYTPNQKANILISGASVEAEPVTPEFPLILTTGRIRDQWHTMTRTGKVNRLNKHIARPFLEIHPNDAAERGIADGDIVKVTNDRGEVKVSATITESIREGVIFLPMHWGKIFSNDFSRANNLTNSAFDPQSKQPGFKYSAVQVTPLTKKKEKVIIIGAGAAGYRFINTYRELNQEDELHVFSKEKYPFYNRVLLPEYVNGQKDWENLLKFRQGEFEALKVHLHNENSIELIDRDNKKVLDAKGEWHSYDKLIVATGSRAFVPPDAPMHLPGLFTVRSRQDADRLKLHLNKDKNKVLVIGGGLLGLELSAALTEIDVDVTIIQLSSRLMERQLDATASNMLIDVVEDMGINVYLNDQVQELSKSEINENGLHVKMKSGRELDYDAVVYAIGTRPNIEIAKNADLVSGRGIKVNSYLQTSDPDIFALGEVAEHEGKINGITAAAEKQADISARFIAGDPFSIYNGNVPMNILKFANLDLCSIGMVTIPANEKDYEEVILIDKSRTYYKKCLVKQDKLVGAIMMGDKAEFAEFKRLIEEQTELSEKRGELLRGASPGEPMIGELVCSCGNVGKGNIEKAVTGGCHHLKEVCMQTGAGLGCGSCKPEVKNIIDEMLVLK, encoded by the coding sequence ATGCAATCCCTGAGAAAATCATACAAAACTACTTGCTCATATTGTGGCGTTGGCTGCGGCATAGAAGTGAGCAAAAACAGAAATGGGCAACTCGTCTTGAAAGGTGACGAAGACCATCCTGTAAATAAGGGCATGCTCTGCTCAAAAGGGATGAACCTTCACTACACGGTACAAGATCACTCTGACAGGATTATGAACCCGAAAATGCGTTGGAGTAGAAACCATCCGCTCGAAAGAGTAAGTTGGGATACAGCACTCACAAGAGCATCGGCTGTTTTCAAAACGTTTATTAAGCAACATGGTCCCGATTCGGTAGGGTTTTATGTTTCAGGGCAATGCACCACCGAAGAATATTACTTGGTGAACAAACTCACTAAGGGCTTTTTTGGAACGAATAACATCGATACTAATTCCCGCCTTTGCATGAGCGGAGCTGTAGTAGGTTACGTAAAAACATTGGGAGAAGACGCCGTACCTGTTTCGTACGACGATATAGAAAAAGCAGACTGTTTTTTCATTACAGGGGCTAACCCTGCATGGTGCCACCCTATTTTGTTCAGGAGAATAGAGGCACATAAAGAGAACAATCCTGACACCAAAATAATAGTGGTTGATCCAAGGGTGACGCAATCTTGCGCCTTGGCCGACCTTCACCTCCAAATTAGGCCTGGCACCGATACGGTTCTTTACCATGCCATAGGTCGTTGCCTCATCGAAAACGGCGATGTTGATATGGATTTTATCAACAACCACGCTAACGGCTACAAAGAGTACCGCGACGAGGTAATGAAAACAAGCCTAGAAGAAGCTTCTACTATTTGTGGGGTAACCGAAAGTGACATCAGATTGGCAGCCAGCTACATTGGCAATGCCAAAGGATATATATCCATGTGGGCAATGGGACTGAACCAAAGCACCGATGGAGTAAATAGGAATTTAGCCTTACTTTCACTCAACCTTATTACAGGACATATTGGCAAGCCTGGTTCGGGACCTTTTTCCCTTACCGGGCAACCCAATGCTATGGGTGGCAGGGAAGTAGGCGGCATGGCCAATCTTTTGGCTGCGCACAGAGTACAAGGAAATGCCGAACACCGAGATGAAGTTGCTAAGTTTTGGGGAGTAGACTCCCTGCCCGATAAACCGGGAAAAACGGCTACTCAAATGTTTGAGGCACTCCGCTCAGGCGAGATGAAGGCGATCTGGATTGTGTGTACCAATCCATCGGTAAGTATGCCCGATGCAAAGTTGGTTGACGAAGCGCTCAAGCAAGCCAAGTTCGTAATCGTCCAAGATATTTCTACTAAATCGGATACGGCTAAATATGCCGACCTTGTTCTTCCTGCTGCTGGTTGGTTGGAGAAAGAAGGTACGATGACCAACTCGGAAAGAAGGATCAGCTACTTGAATAAAGTTGTCTCTCCTCCGGGCGAAGCAAGACCCGACTGGGAAATTTTTTGCGATTTTGCCAAAAAAATGGGCTACCATGGCTTCGATTTCAAATCTGCCGCTGCGGTATATGACGAGCACTGCCAACTCACCAAAGGTACCAACATAGACATTAGCGGATTGAGCTACAAACGCCTCCAAGCGGAAGGCACGTTCCAGTGGCCCGTTCCAAGCACCGACTCGAAGGGCACAAAACGCCTTTTTACAGACAAAAAATTCTATACGCCTAACCAAAAGGCAAATATATTGATAAGCGGGGCATCGGTAGAAGCCGAGCCAGTAACCCCGGAGTTCCCACTCATTCTTACCACAGGCCGTATCCGTGACCAATGGCACACCATGACCCGTACGGGCAAGGTAAACCGCCTCAACAAACACATCGCTCGACCTTTCTTAGAAATCCACCCGAACGATGCAGCAGAAAGAGGAATTGCAGACGGAGACATCGTAAAGGTTACAAACGACAGAGGCGAAGTGAAGGTGAGTGCCACTATTACCGAAAGCATTAGGGAAGGCGTTATTTTCTTGCCAATGCACTGGGGAAAAATATTCAGCAATGACTTCTCTAGGGCCAATAACCTTACCAACAGCGCATTTGACCCGCAGTCTAAACAACCAGGCTTCAAGTACTCGGCGGTGCAGGTAACCCCTCTTACCAAAAAGAAAGAGAAAGTCATCATTATTGGTGCAGGCGCAGCGGGCTATAGGTTCATCAACACCTACCGTGAGCTGAACCAAGAGGATGAACTCCATGTGTTTTCTAAAGAAAAATATCCTTTCTACAACCGTGTACTTTTGCCAGAATACGTAAACGGGCAAAAAGACTGGGAAAACCTGTTGAAATTCCGCCAAGGTGAATTTGAAGCACTCAAAGTTCATCTGCACAATGAAAACAGCATTGAGCTGATCGACAGGGACAACAAAAAAGTGTTAGATGCAAAAGGAGAATGGCATTCGTACGATAAACTTATAGTAGCCACGGGTAGCAGGGCGTTCGTTCCGCCAGATGCTCCTATGCACTTACCAGGTCTTTTCACGGTAAGAAGCAGGCAAGATGCAGATCGTTTGAAATTACACCTGAACAAGGACAAGAACAAAGTATTGGTAATAGGCGGAGGGTTGCTTGGCCTAGAATTGTCTGCCGCTTTGACTGAGATTGACGTAGACGTAACTATCATCCAGCTTTCTTCTAGACTGATGGAAAGGCAGTTGGACGCTACCGCCAGCAACATGTTGATAGACGTAGTAGAAGACATGGGCATCAATGTGTACCTCAACGACCAAGTACAAGAGCTAAGCAAAAGCGAGATAAATGAAAACGGTCTTCATGTAAAAATGAAGAGTGGTAGGGAACTAGACTACGATGCCGTGGTATATGCCATTGGTACGAGACCAAATATTGAAATTGCTAAAAATGCCGACCTCGTTAGCGGAAGGGGCATAAAAGTAAACAGCTATTTGCAAACGAGCGACCCAGATATTTTTGCACTAGGCGAAGTAGCCGAGCACGAGGGCAAGATCAACGGAATTACCGCCGCTGCAGAAAAACAAGCCGATATTTCTGCACGATTCATTGCCGGTGATCCATTCAGCATCTACAATGGAAATGTCCCGATGAACATTCTCAAGTTTGCCAACCTCGACCTGTGCTCTATAGGAATGGTCACTATTCCTGCCAACGAAAAAGACTATGAAGAGGTCATCTTGATAGATAAATCCCGAACCTATTATAAGAAGTGCTTGGTAAAACAAGACAAACTGGTGGGTGCGATAATGATGGGCGACAAAGCCGAATTTGCCGAGTTCAAAAGGCTTATTGAAGAACAAACCGAACTTTCTGAAAAACGTGGGGAACTGCTCAGGGGAGCTTCTCCGGGCGAACCAATGATAGGCGAACTGGTATGTAGCTGTGGCAATGTGGGTAAAGGCAACATTGAAAAAGCCGTTACAGGCGGCTGCCACCACCTCAAAGAAGTCTGCATGCAAACAGGTGCGGGACTTGGCTGCGGTAGTTGCAAACCAGAAGTCAAAAACATCATTGATGAAATGCTGGTATTGAAATAG